In a single window of the Tellurirhabdus bombi genome:
- a CDS encoding redoxin domain-containing protein, with protein MSNFHRICLTVFFIGYSALTMAQAPAASHRISAHLKGLSNKTAYLANYFGPTQYIPRDTAQSDAEGRLLFDGANTLPEGLYMIVVDAKPVMQLVIGEQNFSFEADTADIVGTIKFAAPGESALFYDYQKFLQKQYKQITAIRNQNGANNQTQIAALQKESNTYRTDFIKKNPKSLTVKLLQAVAEPEVPPAPKLANGRPDSLFVFNYYKSHFFDGFDFSDERLLRSPFVQQKLDRYLKELTVQTVDSLIKEADYLVGRAKANKEMLSYTIWYITNQYEQSKVIGLDGVFVHMAEKYYLTGVMPLSDTASLSSIRKRAQILKPLLAGKIIPNMSAQDSLGRPQALHSVKGEYVVAFMYDPDCGHCKESAPKLKKFFEDHRAKGMQVYAVAINNTPEKWRQFVREQKLQGMVHVYGPSSGINFEQKYDVYSTPTVYFLDKNKKILARRLPVEELESYFQFMQRQQPAKPKAPTPTAKAGSAASTKK; from the coding sequence ATGTCAAACTTTCATCGAATTTGTTTAACAGTCTTCTTTATCGGTTACTCCGCCTTGACGATGGCGCAGGCTCCTGCCGCCAGTCACCGCATTAGTGCCCATCTGAAAGGACTCTCCAATAAGACCGCTTACCTGGCGAATTACTTTGGCCCTACGCAGTACATCCCACGCGACACGGCCCAGTCGGATGCCGAAGGACGCCTCCTGTTCGATGGAGCCAACACATTGCCGGAAGGTCTTTACATGATTGTGGTTGACGCCAAGCCCGTGATGCAGTTGGTTATTGGTGAGCAGAATTTCTCGTTTGAAGCCGACACAGCCGACATCGTTGGAACAATCAAGTTTGCAGCTCCCGGCGAAAGCGCTCTTTTCTACGATTATCAGAAATTTCTGCAAAAGCAATATAAGCAAATTACGGCCATTCGGAATCAGAACGGAGCAAATAATCAGACACAGATTGCCGCCCTTCAGAAAGAGTCTAACACTTACCGCACGGATTTTATTAAGAAAAACCCCAAGTCTCTGACGGTGAAATTGCTGCAAGCGGTTGCCGAACCCGAGGTTCCACCGGCGCCAAAGCTTGCCAATGGCCGCCCCGACTCGCTTTTTGTGTTTAATTACTACAAATCGCACTTTTTCGACGGATTTGATTTCTCGGACGAACGCTTGCTCCGCTCTCCCTTTGTCCAACAAAAACTGGATCGTTACCTGAAAGAACTAACCGTGCAAACGGTCGATTCACTGATCAAAGAAGCGGATTACCTGGTTGGTCGGGCCAAGGCAAATAAAGAGATGCTTTCGTACACGATTTGGTACATTACCAATCAATACGAGCAGTCGAAAGTGATTGGACTGGACGGCGTTTTCGTGCACATGGCGGAGAAATATTACCTGACGGGTGTCATGCCGCTTTCGGACACGGCATCGCTGAGCAGCATTCGCAAACGGGCACAGATCCTGAAGCCTCTACTGGCCGGAAAAATCATTCCGAACATGAGCGCCCAGGATTCCCTGGGCCGTCCCCAGGCTCTGCACAGCGTTAAAGGCGAGTATGTGGTTGCTTTTATGTACGACCCCGATTGTGGACACTGCAAGGAATCGGCGCCCAAGCTGAAGAAATTTTTTGAAGATCACCGCGCCAAAGGCATGCAGGTATATGCCGTAGCGATCAACAACACCCCCGAGAAGTGGCGGCAATTTGTTCGGGAGCAGAAATTACAGGGCATGGTTCATGTGTATGGCCCTAGCTCCGGCATCAATTTTGAACAGAAATACGACGTTTATTCAACCCCAACAGTCTATTTTCTGGACAAAAACAAAAAAATTCTGGCGCGTCGTCTACCCGTTGAAGAGCTGGAAAGTTACTTCCAGTTTATGCAGCGGCAGCAGCCCGCCAAGCCAAAGGCACCTACCCCAACAGCCAAAGCGGGCAGTGCCGCAAGTACTAAAAAATAA
- a CDS encoding phosphatase PAP2 family protein, translating into MSLQNIHLKFPLLLLFWLTLLRTFAQPIATDTTAFERNSLQHRIPLKAFIIPSVLIGGGVALLDSRTREPFQTMNVVTHLDDYLVVSPYALRVGLQVAGVKPNIKLGDEIAVTIVANVLAGGVTEGLKRTVGSLRPNGEDRKSFPSGHAAISFTGAELLHQAYRHKSPWISVAGYTLATATSVLRVANLHHHWGDVLAGAGIGIASVKLTYLAYPLVKKQFSRHRKQRVKD; encoded by the coding sequence ATGTCCCTACAAAACATTCATCTTAAGTTTCCGCTTCTTCTTCTGTTCTGGCTCACGTTGCTTCGCACGTTTGCCCAACCCATTGCCACTGATACGACTGCTTTTGAACGAAATAGTCTTCAGCACCGTATTCCATTAAAGGCGTTCATTATTCCTTCCGTCCTGATTGGTGGTGGTGTAGCCTTGCTGGATAGCCGCACCCGCGAGCCTTTCCAGACCATGAATGTTGTCACCCACCTCGACGATTATCTGGTTGTTAGTCCGTATGCTTTGCGAGTAGGTTTGCAGGTTGCCGGCGTCAAACCCAATATCAAGCTGGGCGATGAAATTGCCGTTACGATTGTGGCAAACGTGCTGGCAGGCGGCGTTACCGAAGGGCTGAAGCGAACGGTTGGCTCCCTCCGCCCGAATGGCGAAGACCGAAAATCGTTTCCTTCTGGCCACGCTGCCATTTCATTTACCGGTGCGGAGCTGCTGCACCAGGCTTATCGGCATAAAAGTCCCTGGATTAGCGTGGCCGGGTATACCTTAGCAACGGCAACCAGCGTTTTACGAGTAGCCAATCTACATCACCACTGGGGCGACGTATTAGCCGGCGCCGGAATCGGAATTGCTTCTGTTAAACTAACTTATCTTGCTTATCCACTCGTAAAAAAGCAGTTTAGCCGACACAGGAAGCAACGTGTTAAAGATTAA
- a CDS encoding FkbM family methyltransferase produces the protein MQGYKGRTELRRIYDSADFLAIRTAIFPVGQVRRFPYFCAMLLFRFLFKDAFRALISPTGRTFLWLLLVYGGRKRFSRQLVRFSRYQLEVPDALSFVWQYKEIYTDELYYFKPGSSQPVIIDCGANIGMSVTYFRERYPQARIITFEADPVIGKILQQNLQTNGISGVEVVNKAVWTDDQGVSFGSEAADSSSIFSTETKNIVPSVRLRDYLLRESRIDLLKIDIEGAETAVLEDCRDVLNRVNHLFVEFHSYIGHPQTLATVMTILEEAGFRYYLDTNQHRRRSPFIDFRYPGSAVMDLQLNIHAWREN, from the coding sequence GTGCAAGGATACAAAGGTAGAACGGAGTTGCGACGTATTTACGATTCAGCCGACTTTTTAGCCATCCGCACCGCTATTTTCCCAGTAGGGCAAGTGCGGCGGTTTCCGTACTTTTGCGCCATGCTCTTATTTCGCTTTTTGTTTAAAGATGCTTTCCGGGCACTCATTTCACCGACTGGCCGCACTTTTCTTTGGCTGTTGCTGGTTTATGGAGGTCGTAAACGCTTCTCCCGCCAGCTTGTTCGCTTTAGCCGCTATCAGCTCGAAGTGCCTGACGCGCTGTCTTTTGTCTGGCAGTACAAAGAAATTTATACCGACGAACTCTACTATTTCAAGCCGGGCAGCAGCCAGCCTGTAATCATCGACTGCGGAGCTAACATTGGCATGAGCGTGACTTATTTCCGTGAACGTTACCCACAAGCCCGCATCATCACGTTTGAGGCGGACCCGGTGATTGGGAAAATCCTGCAACAAAACCTGCAAACGAACGGCATTTCGGGCGTTGAAGTCGTGAACAAAGCGGTCTGGACCGACGATCAAGGCGTTTCGTTTGGTAGCGAAGCGGCTGATTCTTCGTCTATTTTTTCGACCGAAACCAAAAATATTGTTCCTTCAGTTCGATTGCGGGATTACCTGCTCCGCGAATCTCGCATTGATTTATTAAAAATTGACATTGAAGGTGCCGAAACCGCCGTGCTGGAAGACTGCCGCGACGTGCTCAATCGAGTTAACCACCTTTTTGTGGAATTTCATTCGTACATCGGTCATCCGCAAACGCTGGCGACCGTCATGACGATTCTGGAGGAAGCGGGTTTCCGGTATTATCTGGACACCAACCAGCACCGCCGCCGTTCGCCGTTCATTGATTTTCGCTATCCGGGTAGTGCCGTGATGGATTTACAGCTAAATATCCATGCATGGCGCGAAAACTGA
- a CDS encoding glycosyltransferase family 4 protein, with amino-acid sequence MARKLNILQLSTYHTSGGAGIAARRLNEALVRAGQNSWMLVPQTDRPEPHVAGLAETTLERKMAFARFALDRLSFWPYEKSKAERFAFSPARVGTDISRHPLVQQADILHLHWTQFGFLGLSDMSKLFRLGKPVVWTLHDMWAFTGGCHYSRGCAHYQTHCHHCPFLRNPGAHDLSYRLFEKKVELYHNAPLTFVTPSKWLSKSLKVSHLGQPFPVHVLPNPIDSNRFQPAQDRQVVRRQLGLPLDKKLLLFGSFNTQDPRKGFRYIQEALQLQKDRLPDTEIVIFGKSNPEIVNALPLPVTNLGSITSEEKMIAVYQAADVLLIPSLEDNFPNTIIESLACGTPVLGFRTGGIPEQIMHRQTGYLAQLASAEDLAQGLHWLLTQADLPIMRQNAARHIHSWLSYEAMASEFTELYQNLLKA; translated from the coding sequence ATGGCGCGAAAACTGAATATCCTGCAACTAAGCACCTATCATACATCGGGTGGCGCAGGCATTGCGGCTAGACGGCTTAACGAAGCGCTTGTGCGGGCGGGTCAGAATTCCTGGATGCTGGTTCCGCAAACGGACCGTCCCGAGCCTCACGTGGCCGGACTGGCCGAAACAACGCTAGAACGAAAAATGGCCTTTGCGCGCTTTGCACTGGATCGCCTGAGCTTCTGGCCTTACGAAAAAAGCAAAGCCGAGCGGTTTGCCTTTTCGCCAGCGCGGGTCGGTACGGACATTAGCCGCCATCCGCTGGTACAGCAGGCCGACATTCTGCACCTGCACTGGACACAGTTTGGTTTTCTTGGCTTGTCAGACATGAGCAAGCTCTTCCGACTTGGTAAACCCGTTGTCTGGACCTTGCATGATATGTGGGCGTTTACGGGCGGTTGCCATTATAGTCGGGGTTGTGCGCATTACCAAACCCACTGTCACCACTGCCCTTTTCTTCGCAATCCGGGAGCGCATGACTTGTCGTATCGCCTCTTCGAGAAGAAGGTCGAGCTTTACCACAACGCACCCCTGACGTTTGTAACCCCTAGTAAATGGCTTTCTAAGTCATTAAAAGTTAGCCATCTTGGTCAACCCTTTCCGGTGCATGTCTTACCGAACCCCATTGATTCTAACCGGTTCCAACCGGCGCAGGATCGGCAGGTAGTTCGGCGGCAACTGGGTTTGCCCCTCGACAAAAAACTACTTTTGTTTGGCAGCTTCAACACGCAGGACCCGCGCAAGGGATTTCGTTACATCCAGGAGGCGCTGCAATTACAGAAAGATCGATTACCAGACACAGAAATTGTTATTTTTGGCAAATCAAATCCAGAAATAGTCAATGCCCTGCCGCTGCCCGTCACGAACCTGGGTTCGATTACTTCGGAAGAAAAAATGATTGCTGTCTATCAGGCCGCCGACGTCTTGCTCATTCCCTCGTTGGAAGATAATTTTCCAAATACCATCATCGAATCGCTGGCCTGCGGTACGCCGGTTCTGGGATTTCGGACGGGCGGGATTCCAGAGCAGATTATGCATCGGCAGACCGGCTATCTGGCGCAGCTTGCCTCTGCCGAGGATTTGGCGCAGGGGTTGCACTGGCTCCTAACCCAGGCCGATCTGCCCATCATGCGGCAAAATGCGGCGCGCCACATCCATTCGTGGTTAAGCTACGAAGCGATGGCTTCTGAGTTTACGGAGCTTTACCAAAACCTGCTTAAAGCCTGA
- the pfkA gene encoding 6-phosphofructokinase → MKRIAVFTSGGDAPGMNACIRAVVRGAVYHGIEVFGVRRGYNGMINGDIFQMTSHSVSNIVQRGGTILKSARSKEFMTPEGRRKAFEQLQKNNIEGLVAIGGNGTFTGATIFYDEFGIPTVGAPGTIDNDLYGTDHTIGFDTAVNTALEAIDKIRDTADSHDRVFFIEVMGRDSGYIAIQSGIAGGAEMVMVPEVLTPIPEVIETLKQGWSRSKSSSIIIVAEGDEEGNAAEVAEKIRLHVGSGVDMRVTTLGHIQRGGVPTAYDRILASRLGLGALEGLMNGEKNVMAGVVNNELVYTPFRDTIRLPKPISEDMLRMVRILSV, encoded by the coding sequence ATGAAGCGTATAGCTGTTTTTACTTCCGGCGGTGACGCACCTGGTATGAATGCCTGCATCCGGGCAGTTGTTCGGGGGGCAGTTTACCATGGAATCGAAGTGTTCGGCGTTCGGCGGGGCTACAACGGAATGATAAACGGCGATATTTTCCAGATGACCTCTCATTCGGTTAGCAACATTGTTCAACGGGGCGGTACGATTCTGAAATCGGCCCGAAGCAAGGAGTTTATGACACCCGAAGGTCGCCGCAAAGCATTTGAACAACTGCAAAAAAATAATATTGAAGGGCTGGTAGCGATTGGTGGAAACGGTACGTTTACAGGTGCCACCATTTTCTACGACGAATTTGGCATTCCAACCGTTGGTGCGCCGGGAACCATTGACAATGACCTGTACGGAACCGATCACACCATTGGCTTCGATACCGCCGTCAATACCGCCCTGGAAGCCATCGACAAAATTCGGGATACAGCCGATTCCCACGACCGCGTATTTTTCATCGAGGTAATGGGCCGCGACTCCGGTTACATCGCAATTCAGTCCGGTATTGCCGGGGGCGCTGAGATGGTGATGGTTCCGGAAGTACTAACTCCCATTCCCGAAGTTATTGAAACGCTCAAACAAGGCTGGAGCCGCTCCAAGTCTTCGTCGATCATCATTGTGGCCGAAGGCGACGAAGAAGGAAACGCCGCCGAGGTTGCGGAAAAAATCCGTTTGCACGTTGGCTCAGGAGTCGATATGCGGGTAACGACGCTCGGACACATCCAGCGGGGTGGTGTTCCTACGGCCTATGACCGCATTCTGGCGAGCCGGCTTGGTCTGGGCGCGCTGGAAGGCTTGATGAATGGGGAAAAGAACGTAATGGCGGGCGTCGTCAACAACGAGTTGGTTTACACGCCTTTCCGCGATACCATTCGTTTGCCCAAACCAATCAGTGAGGACATGCTGCGGATGGTGCGTATCCTGAGCGTATAG
- a CDS encoding glycosyltransferase family 4 protein, with translation MKVCFLMAGLPHYFTLVLNKLVTEYGVEVALIKPGQRSASLGSGVHEDTSSRQFRLYELEEYKTWYKKPFLRGIQEVLEKEKPDVLIVNWPYILHFAMSTEFWGWFKATGIKLINRDIPFNIPTWGKVKEYYYGGHNLNEDFSLSTNMSLKGYLWFLGVTAVRRVYLRRAAAHIYYTDEARQIIGSYGIPQEKIFITSNSPDTDELLKAYEQVRYEDLILPPNPYRLVHVGRLVKWKRVDLIIDTVQRLQAKYPGIELVVVGYGPEEEKLKQHAEKRGVADRVKFVGGVYDAVSLGRYLHASAIYVLAGMGGLSINDAMCFAKPVVCSVADGTEKRLVREGQNGYYFQNGDADSLTQTIDSLLADPKKVKAFGERSLQIIRDEVNIHKVLQEYVRAFEYATGRKHQPNVTT, from the coding sequence ATGAAAGTTTGCTTCTTAATGGCTGGGTTGCCGCACTACTTCACGCTGGTTTTAAATAAACTGGTGACGGAGTATGGCGTCGAGGTGGCTTTAATCAAACCGGGCCAGCGAAGCGCGAGCCTTGGGTCGGGCGTACACGAAGACACATCGAGCCGCCAATTCCGGTTGTATGAATTGGAAGAATACAAAACTTGGTATAAAAAACCATTTCTGCGCGGGATTCAGGAAGTTCTGGAAAAAGAAAAGCCGGACGTACTAATTGTCAACTGGCCGTATATTCTGCATTTCGCGATGAGTACCGAGTTCTGGGGCTGGTTCAAAGCGACCGGCATCAAGCTGATCAACCGCGATATTCCGTTCAATATTCCGACCTGGGGCAAAGTCAAAGAGTACTACTACGGCGGCCACAACCTGAACGAAGATTTCAGCCTGAGTACCAACATGAGCCTGAAAGGCTACCTTTGGTTTCTGGGCGTAACCGCTGTCCGTCGGGTGTATCTGCGCCGGGCGGCGGCTCATATTTATTACACCGACGAAGCGCGGCAAATCATTGGCAGCTACGGCATTCCGCAGGAAAAAATCTTCATTACGTCAAATTCGCCCGACACCGACGAACTGCTGAAAGCCTACGAGCAGGTTCGATACGAAGACCTGATTCTGCCGCCCAATCCCTATCGGCTGGTCCACGTGGGTCGGCTGGTGAAGTGGAAACGCGTTGATTTGATCATCGACACAGTACAGCGCTTACAGGCCAAATACCCCGGCATCGAACTGGTGGTGGTTGGATACGGACCGGAGGAGGAGAAGCTGAAGCAACACGCGGAAAAGCGGGGCGTAGCTGACCGGGTGAAGTTTGTCGGCGGCGTTTACGATGCCGTGTCGCTGGGTCGTTATCTGCACGCGTCGGCCATTTATGTGCTGGCGGGGATGGGCGGGCTGTCGATCAACGACGCCATGTGTTTTGCCAAACCCGTGGTTTGTTCGGTGGCTGATGGAACCGAAAAACGGCTGGTGCGTGAGGGCCAGAACGGCTATTATTTCCAGAATGGCGACGCTGATAGCTTGACTCAAACCATCGATTCGCTGCTGGCTGATCCAAAAAAAGTGAAGGCGTTCGGCGAA
- a CDS encoding glycosyltransferase family 2 protein yields the protein MPKLSIITVTYNAERYLERTIRSILANGQRPEVEYLVIDGASKDGTLGIIRQYEVVIQRWISESDRGLYDAMNKGLQAATGEYVWFLNAGDEVHDSQVIPQLLRAIDTQQADVYYSDALFVNESGQPVGLRSEITPHRLPKNLTWRDMDMGMKVCHQAFIARRIIAPQYPIDNLSADIDWEIRCLKAANKIVYLPFILCKYLTGGLSVQRHRQSLIDRFKVLATHFGTVPTLWNHARIVIRAARKRLNT from the coding sequence ATGCCCAAACTTTCCATTATCACCGTCACGTACAACGCCGAGCGCTATCTGGAACGGACCATCCGAAGCATCCTGGCCAATGGTCAGAGACCAGAGGTTGAATATCTGGTGATCGACGGGGCCTCGAAAGACGGAACCTTAGGGATTATCCGACAATATGAAGTTGTCATTCAACGCTGGATTTCTGAATCTGACCGGGGTTTGTACGATGCCATGAACAAAGGATTGCAGGCTGCCACGGGGGAGTATGTCTGGTTTTTGAACGCGGGCGATGAAGTCCACGACAGCCAGGTTATTCCACAGCTACTCCGGGCTATCGATACGCAGCAGGCCGACGTGTATTACAGCGACGCCCTTTTCGTGAATGAGTCAGGACAGCCCGTTGGCCTTCGCTCCGAAATAACCCCGCATCGCTTGCCTAAAAACCTAACCTGGCGGGACATGGACATGGGTATGAAAGTATGTCATCAGGCGTTTATTGCCCGACGAATCATAGCACCCCAATACCCCATCGATAATCTCAGCGCTGATATTGACTGGGAAATTCGCTGTCTGAAAGCGGCTAATAAAATTGTTTATCTACCTTTCATCCTCTGTAAGTACCTGACCGGCGGACTCTCGGTGCAGCGGCATCGCCAATCGCTCATTGATCGCTTTAAGGTACTGGCCACGCATTTTGGCACCGTTCCCACTTTGTGGAATCACGCCCGGATCGTGATCAGAGCGGCTCGTAAACGACTGAATACCTGA
- a CDS encoding YdcF family protein has translation MFFFLSKVLYYIIMPAGLLTITLLAALLVKNPRYRRRWLQLGIGLWFLLGNGFLSNEIALWWEVPPTTLAKTTKPRIGIVLTGGIMRSDIKPFNRIFLADHADRMGQALLLYKAGLIQKILISGGGDPIIPREIANEGKLTAQFLQAGGIPANAIILENKSLNTYENARFTAAILRQKFSDNEYVLITSAFHMQRAVACFQKQQIQVVPYSADIMGQQRLYTPDNLILPSEGAFRDSYQLLRELVGYVVYKLMGYA, from the coding sequence ATGTTCTTCTTTTTGTCTAAAGTTCTGTATTACATCATCATGCCCGCTGGGCTGCTAACCATTACCTTACTGGCTGCGTTGTTGGTGAAGAATCCGCGGTATCGCCGCCGCTGGCTACAGCTTGGGATTGGACTCTGGTTTTTATTGGGGAATGGATTTCTGAGTAATGAAATTGCCCTGTGGTGGGAGGTGCCGCCCACCACGCTGGCGAAGACCACAAAGCCTCGAATTGGTATTGTGCTGACGGGAGGAATTATGCGCTCGGATATTAAACCGTTCAACCGGATTTTTTTAGCCGATCACGCCGATCGGATGGGGCAGGCGCTCTTGTTGTACAAAGCGGGACTAATCCAGAAAATCCTGATTAGCGGCGGCGGAGATCCAATTATTCCGCGTGAGATCGCTAATGAGGGAAAATTAACCGCGCAATTTCTACAGGCAGGCGGCATTCCGGCGAATGCCATTATTCTGGAGAATAAATCCCTGAATACCTACGAAAATGCCCGTTTTACAGCGGCAATTCTCCGTCAAAAGTTCTCTGATAATGAATATGTTCTGATCACGTCCGCCTTTCATATGCAACGAGCGGTGGCTTGTTTTCAGAAACAGCAAATCCAGGTTGTACCTTACTCCGCCGATATAATGGGCCAACAGCGGCTTTATACGCCGGATAACCTTATTCTACCTTCTGAAGGGGCCTTCCGGGACAGCTACCAGCTCTTACGTGAGCTAGTCGGGTACGTCGTTTACAAGCTAATGGGCTACGCCTGA
- a CDS encoding class I SAM-dependent methyltransferase: protein MITNDSYKAHEDHIKRVSAGLEAGGADYSLFQEGTVGHFIHQQFWQLTQPLIQPGTSVLTVGDLYGADAAYFLRQRCEAVASDLTDSILERVKEAGLIRQYSVENVEKLSFADNSFDYVFCKEAYHHFPRPAIGFYEMLRVCREAVVIQEPVDPVIQMPILLFIRNILDRIDTGLLRKIWKNQYSFEVVGNYVHKISIREFEKMACSLGLPMMAYKGFNPGNVGAAATIEKQQRKIQIRNLLTATTLVPPEAYSVVIFKKTPTSGVLQKLEEQGYKLLRFPPNPYLR, encoded by the coding sequence ATGATTACAAACGATAGTTACAAAGCCCATGAAGACCACATCAAGCGCGTATCGGCGGGTCTGGAAGCGGGCGGTGCCGATTATTCCCTGTTTCAGGAAGGAACGGTAGGACATTTCATTCACCAGCAATTCTGGCAACTGACGCAGCCGCTGATTCAGCCGGGAACGTCGGTGCTAACGGTCGGCGATCTCTACGGCGCCGATGCGGCCTATTTTCTGCGCCAGCGTTGTGAGGCGGTTGCCAGCGACTTGACCGATTCCATTCTGGAGCGGGTGAAAGAGGCGGGGCTAATCCGGCAGTATTCGGTTGAAAACGTGGAAAAGCTGTCGTTTGCGGATAATTCGTTCGATTACGTGTTTTGCAAGGAAGCCTACCATCATTTTCCGCGCCCGGCCATTGGTTTCTACGAAATGTTGCGCGTATGTCGAGAAGCGGTTGTTATCCAGGAACCGGTGGACCCCGTGATTCAGATGCCGATTCTGCTCTTTATACGGAATATTCTGGACCGAATCGATACGGGTTTGCTGCGAAAAATCTGGAAAAACCAGTATTCGTTTGAGGTCGTAGGCAACTACGTGCACAAAATTTCCATCCGGGAATTTGAAAAAATGGCGTGTTCGCTGGGCCTGCCGATGATGGCGTATAAAGGGTTCAATCCCGGCAACGTCGGGGCCGCTGCAACCATTGAGAAACAACAGCGTAAGATCCAAATCAGAAATTTATTAACGGCTACTACGCTTGTTCCGCCGGAGGCGTATTCAGTGGTTATTTTCAAGAAAACGCCAACTTCCGGCGTCCTGCAAAAGCTAGAGGAACAGGGTTATAAGCTGCTGAGATTTCCGCCTAATCCGTATTTGCGCTAA